The segment TCTAAAATAGCTATGTAATTAATTTACACATGAGGAATGCTTGTTATAGAGAGAAAGATCAAGTCCATTTGCTCTCATCTGCAGCTCTCAGTACCTTTCTGTAGTCACAAAAGCGTCCTCCTCAGAGTCACCAGTCGGCATGGTGCGGGGGTGCAGAGGCCCGTGGGAATCGAGTCATAGTGTCATAGGTAGGGATGCTTCAAGCACAAAGGGAAAAACTGTCAGGCCTGGAGTGTATTTAAAATCTACACACACCACTGTGTAGCTCTCCATCCATCTTTAACCCATCACTAGAAGATCAGGACGGGGCTTTTAAAATGACACATAGCACTACTACTAATAAAGGTGCTgtaagtcatttttatttgaaacGCCTCTCATAAAAATGTCCTACCACCTGACAGAAATCACATGTATCTGTGATAGCTCTAGGTTCAAAAACCAATCAGAAAACAGCCAATTAGAAACTCTGTTATCCCCTACAGAAcattaactatttttattttaaattctaatcaaGCAATTATATACTGGAAAATGTGAACAAACCTTATATTTATCATATCTTATGTGCTTTTTCCCTTTTCAAACTTGTGACATCTAATgcataaactaccattcaaaatttagggttatttttttttaattcatttatatatatatatatatatatatatatacatatataatagtaaaaaaaatctttttcgaATACATATACTTTTGAACTCTCTGTGCATTAAAGGATCTTGAAAAATAATGTATCTGTGCTTCCATAgaactattaagcagcacaactttcaacattgattataataaaaatgtttcttgagcagcaaatcagtgtattagaaggatttctgaaggatcatgtgacaatgaagactggagtaatgatgatgaaaattcagctttcccatcaaaggaaaaaatgcatttaaaatgttttaaaacaaatctattttaaattgtaacaatatttaaaaaatatagctTTTTTGCTATACTTTTTAACCAAACAATTGGTCCCTTTTTTCAAAAATCTCATCGACCCCAAATTTCTGTCATGCGAGAATACAAAAATTTGaatacatgcacaaacacaaattCAGCCAGTCAATAAATTCTGCCAAATCTAATGTATGCaatgttaatataaattcaaatatCATGCAAGAGTGCAAAACACAAATTCTGCATTACTGCTATTGAGTTAGTCTGCATGCAAGCATTATTTtaacaatgacaacaacaaaaaggaAATATCAGACTCCCAGATGCCTGTTTGTGCAAAGGGCAACTTCAAACTGCGCATGCATCAGACCCCTGATATCACCTCACCCAATGCATGCAGTTTATTAGCGTAACACACTACCTGATTACCTTCCAATTACAGGATATTGGATACATTCTAAATGTTCATTATAATAACCATTATTACCAATTTCCATatggaaataaaaaatgaaatagaaaaaaatgtaaataaaacatgatGCGACGTGAAAAATGGCATGTGACTATGGACAAGCTTCATTTTAAAGCATTCTTGAACAATGTACATGGAAGATAGAGTATGAAACGGTATAAACTGCAAACATATCTTGTAAAATGTACAGCAATAGTTTTGAAGTGTGCTCTTAAGGTCTCTGTTTTAACAGCCCTTCATGTTAAACAAGGGAGCTTCAAAGATAAGATAACACACCAACACAAGCAGCACCCTTCACCAGAGAGGTATTCCAAGGCTTAGAGCTTAAACCAGCACCATTAAGCAGAAAGTTTTATGTACAGATATCGTGTAAGAAGTCAATTCGACAGCAAAATATGAGGGGAAAAACAGCTTACTTTTTCATGGGAATTGTCTCAATGCTAAAAAGATACAAGACAAGTAAAAATGTTACAGAGATGCACTGTAGTGGTGTACAGAGACATCACACGGATGTCAAAACGGACGTCTCTGGTCAAGACACTTGGTGACTTGTCAATCGCAATGATTCTCAACTGTAAACGCATGAATGCtcgaaaaaaactaaaacaaaacactgTACAATATATACGTGTAGTTCTCATAAACTGCAAAGTGCTAGACAGAAAAACAAAGAATGAAGAAAGATGGAAATATCAAGAATGGTTATCATAAGGTGAAATGCCAAGTCCCTGAGACAGAGGAACTAGAAAGaagagcacagagagagagagacaaaaagacTTATTAACTACTCCAGgctaaagaaagaaaagaatgaGGCATTTGCACTTTCATATATTGTGCATATTATTCATTGTACAACAGTTAGCTCCAGTCCTGTCATATGTTTTCTTTAGCAGAGTTAAACAGTATACAAACAATATTAACTTTGTTTATGCAACTGTAATCATTGGGGTGCTAAATAGCAATTGAAAACTTGGTGTATTTGGGATACTTACTCGTCATAGACATCCTCTGTGTCCATTCTGCGGTAGAACTTGGCAAGTTTGACGGACAGGATAATGCTAGGGAGCAGAAACAGTGTGGAACAGCCTAACCCAAACCAGAATGTGTTCTGCAACAAATAAACACAAGATTAAAGCCACCCAAAAACTGCACTCCGCTTAACCATAAAATCCTCTTTGATCAACATACTCTCCATGTATATTCAAGAAGCTTTTCCAAAATACAGAAAGTAGATCTCTAGCATTAAAAGTTATCGTTATAAACAAGCATTCACATTCAATCGATCAGATGCAACATGTCCACGCACGCGACAAAATGtcgaaaaaaatttaacaaatagGTTTAAGTTTATGCAAATAAGTAGCCGTCAGGATTCATTGACTGCAACTTACAAAGACCTCTGAAGAAGGATGCTTTGGATACAATACAAATAACATACAAAAACTGTCAAATATTATCCTCATATTGTAACATTATTGTACTGTTTATAACTCTTTCCTAGATATATAATAGATGGACATTACTCTGATACACTTATCTGTTGCTGATAACAGAATACTTTCTAATTGTAACAAGCATTTCCAGTCAAATGAAGGTGagaccagcaaaaaaaaaacccaaaacaaacaaacaaaaaacaccaagGGGaggttaaacacttttttttacagtataaaaataattacttttatggAATGTACCCATAAAAGATGGAAACCAGTGTGTGTGTAccgaaatctgaaaaaaaaaaaaaaaaactcttttggaGAAATCCTCATTTGTAAAACAGCACATAATTGAAGTAAATGAAGTCCTATCctcttaaaaaatcttactgaccctaaactttttaaAGGGTTGTCTAGCTCTTTAAACAAATAGTTTCACGTAAATGAAAATTGTATATACTTAATCTGATATTTTTCTGACCACATTATAGATAATTGTATGTATATCTTCACAAAATGCTTCAGGGGACTTGGAATATATAGTGAATGAGTAGTTTTTCCTTCTTTTATTCTCTTTTTCTTAGTTCTGTTTTTTAAGCTTTGGCAATATAAATCACCATCCATATTAACTGTATGTAAAACCGAacacacttttttatttaatggatGTCAAAAAAGAATGGTGTTgtaaggacatgagggtgagtaaatgatgagatgaATTTCATTTCCAGTGTTTCTAGTGGTTCTAGTACCGATGGCCTGGATCTTACCATTGAATCCAGCAGGAAACTGCATCCTAGGATCTCGGCCGTGTCCACAATGTTGCTGAGTGGTTTACAGGTAGCGACCTCCAGGGCCAGCTACAATGAGGCAgcaaaactttaaattaaaataatgcattagaACCAAAAGATCATCACTAATCTAACGATACTATTTCAGATAGataatacagtttaaaatactCACAGATCTTCTGATCCAGTCAATATACTGCTTGAAATACCCAATAATAGTCTGCTCGTATTTCTCTGTTTCCTGTTTGAGCATATATTAGCCATCAGTACAATACAACTATACACCAATCATTACAGAtatgtttctttctttcacatTACCTGATTGACCACAAATGTTGCATTGTGGGAAATTAGGAACTGGGTGGCATCAATGGCTGCTAATACGTCTCTAACTCTGACCTAAAAAACAGTTGCATTTACTGCTCATCAGAAAGCATGTTCTGAAATGCATCTGTTGTGATATTGTTAAACTGGTGGCagttttaaaatgaacaacttaCAGTCAGGTCTGAGGACGTCCTCTCCAGAAATCTGATGCTCTGATTAAGTGTGCTCTTTAATAAGAAAGATAATAGACACAAAGcaagaatcatgtccaaaatgatCTATAATTTTAAATGCTTATAAAATGGTACAAAAATAACAACTGTAAAGGATCATTTTGGAAACATAAACTGACAATTCAAGGAATTCAGCAGAGTGACAAAATGACATGCAACCTGATAGTTGCACTGCATGCATCACATGCACATTAtgtcacaaataaataaagaaagtgacacaaaactgttttactatatGATACATTTGGCACACATGTAAACATTCCAGTCATGCAAATGCTTTAACcaatggtaaaaaaaagaaaaaaagaaaacatcaacaTTTTCTGTTTGATGGCACTACATGGACAGATATTCAACACTTCAACCTTTGACCAGTTTATGAATCTGTCACTAGGACAAATATAAGATGAAGCTGCTCTAAAAAGTTGCTTGTTTTTTCCATGATGTTATAACAGAGAAACTGTACCAAAAGGAGCAAACAACTTACAGGTTATGTAGCTATGACTGGTAGGCTTACCCTTGCTTTCACATATTTCTCGGAAGTCATAAATTAAGTTGAATgtgataaagaaaataaaaaaattaattgtttaaaatcAGGCACGAACATGAATATGAAACTCTTTGTGAGGTTTTTAATTTACAACACTTGTAACTTGTAGACCAGAAATGATTCCACAGAACAGAATACTCAAATGAGCATCAATGAAACTGGGATAGATTACCATGGACTGCTCCAATGGGATGACTTGCTGGATGTGGATCTGCCTTATAGTTTTAGCATGTCCTTTTAATGAGGTCTGCAAGGTCCCTTtaggctgagagagagagagagagagagagagagagagagagagagagagagagagagagagagatagtgtaaATGAGAATAAACCCAAGAAACATACATACAGGTACTAACCATGCCACTGAATGgaatataatatttacaaaatagggaataattacaatttataatccttttagaatgatttttaattgCACCAAACATAAATCTTTTAAACCTCATAAATCTTACCAACTGATCAGCTTGAGCATCAAGCTGACTGGCGAAATCCACTAGATTAATGCGAGTCACTCCTTTATTCACCTGAAAAGATAAACAGACACACATGAGAACCCACCGTTTCTCATCTGATCTGGGACTGAACATGCACCAAAGCCTATGGTTCCAAAGTTTCAATTAAAACGTGTTTATGTATGTTATGTACCTCCTCCAAATAGGCAGCAAAGTCAATCTCATTAATCCCAGTTTCAGTGAAGCTGATGAGATTCTGTTTGCCTTCTGACTCCAGAAGAATGATGCCACGCAGGTCCACCTTCATCCCTTCAAACTTCCTTGACACATCTTTGGAGTACTGCGGAAAGAAAAGAGGCTCTGTATATGATTCTGACATGAGTCTAGGAAATCTGGATGGACTGTCATGAGGAAATATTCTAAAACATACAATCTGACCAGTGGGACCACtagtaaaaaacaataataataatatatatatatatatatatatatatataaaatggttaCTAGTGGCTCagatgtatatttataaataatgcataataaaatgATAGAAGCTAAATCATATACATAACATATTGACAccaacatttttattattctgtGGTACAGTATTGTCTTAGTATTTAGCATGTCCCTTTAATAGCAGCACTTGTTCTGCATGTACTCCACAAGTTTTTGCAAAACATGATGTttatgttctccagcatgatttgagaagaTCTCAAGAGCATCCTGTGCTACAGTGGGAACACAATCATTTGTCCATTTGTATAAATCACTTCAcatgattttctttattttacatttaatacaaatCCTAAAACATTCCATTCAGTGTGGTCTCAGATTTTTGGGTCCTGTGTGAATCAAGAATGTTGGCTTGAAGAAttttaattgaaaacaaaaatcattctGATGGAATGAAGGAATTTATATAGActctatataaaatgttttaaatggtaTGCATGAAATGTTTTGAGATATTTTGGCAATTCAAAAGAacagagaaaaacaacaacactggatTGGAAAAACATATTTTCGAGAGTGTTACTTAAAATAGTGAATGGTTGCATTTCCTTTAAGACACAAACCACAATGCGTGCCTCCATTTGAGCACTTGAGGTCCTGACTAAAGGTTGATACCTGCAGATTCATGCCACTCATATGCTATGTGGGCTAGAAGCACAAGCATTCAGCTCGCAAGTTAGTTGAATGCGCTCATTGCTCTTATTTCTTTGTGAAAAAGCATGGATGGAGTGCTTTCGACTGTTGAGGAAGCATGATTTGCTCATTGTATGCATTTGTGGGATTACTGAGAAGGAAGGTAGAAGTCTGGTTCTTCTTTGCTTCACCTTCACCTGAGATTTTAGACAGCGTTTGCATGAACGCGTTCGCTTCTAATTGGATTTGAATGGGTTCATATGTATTCACAGCAGTGGGTTCCCCCCTTCTTAAatcattgtatgttttttttctggattttgacacaaatttcacaattcgattcgattatccTTCACAAGCTTTCGTTTCAATATCAATTATTTTGGATTTAAATCAGGTACAGGACATGTCACATTTttctcaagcaaaaaaaaaaaaaaaatagctctaCTGATGCTGTAAAATATACTTGAGAGTCAATATTATTTTGAAAGCTTGAAATTTGCTGATTTGTatacaaacacttaaaatatactcAGTAAGGTTAGTTTTGATATTAAGATTATAATACtaactttaactttaaattacagaattataTTTCTACTCCAATTTgtttttttgaaatataaacatggTGGCTGTAACAAACACTTgactaatttattcaaaaaaatagaATATTGAAGAACAGTAAAATTTATAATGAATATGTTATATGGTGCATAATTAGCAAAATGAACCTCTCTAGAGTTAATTTTTCATGGTcacagaatttgtttttttttgtgataaacaTGACATTTACATGAAACATAAAGCGGAGATGATCAGTTCACTCTGCCACTTCTTACGGGAAGAGGAGGTGGAATAGCAActatttttaaagaacatttaagCTGTCGGCATCTTACTCCTATACCAGGTTTGAAGTCAGTAGTTTTGAAGGAAAGTCTGGGTTATCCAGTGCTGTGCACTGTCATTTATCGCACACCCAAATACAACAAGGACTTTATAGATGATTTTTCAGATTTTCTGGCTGGAATCATGCCAAAATATGATTGGGTTTTAATTGCTGTCCCACCAAGTCTCTGGCTAAAGCTTTTTTTAAACCGTCTTTTAATTTAACTCAGTTTGTGACTAGTTCCACACATAAATGTGGACATATACTAGATTTGGTTTTATCATATGGCTTGCCTATTGGTAATATTGAAGTCTGTGATGCTATTTTTTCTGATCATCTGCCTGTTTTATTTGAGATATGTACTCCTTGTGATTCTAAAACGACTGCTCCAACCCGCTGCTGTCATACGATTAATCCTACAACTGCTCATTTGTTATCTGTGGCTTTCAATGGCATTGGTGATGATTATTCAATTTCCTCATATGGCCTGAACACAGATGACTTAACCTCTCTTTTCTTTTCAACCTGCCAAAGTATTTTGGATAGAGTGGCCCCTTTTAAGATGGTTCGAGAAAGACCTAGAGAGTTCAACCGTGGCTGAATGCTACTACTCGAGCTGTAAGAAATATCTCTCTAATGTTATCTGTAATAACTCTCATAATGCAGGTGTGCTGTTCAGTACTATTAACGTTGCTTTGAACACTCCCCAAGCTACTTGTTTAGAGCCTTCTGCTGAAATGTTTGAGAATTTTTGTTTATTGAGTGCTCTGCTGGGAAGATTTTGAATATCACTGTAAATTTAGTTGTAGTTTGCTTGTTCTCATGAGCTAAGCCTTGATCCACTCACAACACTAGTGTTAAAGAAGGCTGATATGTTGAAGATCTTATCCAGATGAAGAGCTGAGTAAATCCCTCTGTTGTCCTTACAATTACTGCAAAAGAAGAGAGAAAAAGGAGGGAAATCAAACCTTACTCTATTTTATTATGAGCAGACTTTCATTTCAGACTTTTAATTCTctgctgccatctgctggacTATCGAAGGACGAAGACAAATCTAttgtaaaatggcacagaaaAGTTAATTCAGAGAAAATTTGTAGTTTGTTTGAATATTTGATCCAACATTTAGTTTTTAATACActaaaatctatatatttatcCAAATATTTAGTCAAAAAAAGTTGCACTTACAATACAGCACCAATACTTAGCACTATTATAGAGTAGCCTAATATAAttgttcattttatatttattagataTACATAACAAGGATACCTGTAGAGAGAATATGCTGTAAGGTCCATCTCAGGGTCATTGTACAAGTATCCTGGTATGAAGTTTCTCCAAGCAGAGTTGACCAGGTAGGGTGTATCTAACACCTACACACAACATAATCACACTGTATCTCGTATTGTTCTCCAGCATGATGTGAGATGATCCATAGATCAGAAAAACTTCTGACATTGTGTCGTTTCTATTACCTTAAACAGTTGTCGGGTTTGAAATGGTTCACACACAAGCTTTTCTAGATTCCCACCCACCAAAAACAGTGCTGTTATCACTCCCATGAGCACCCAGGAGAACAGGAAGCTGAAGCCCACACCACTGAGAGACAGAGGAAGAGTGTGTCAATGAGTGCAGACAAAATGGACTTATACCACATCCTGCAATCAATGTTGTTGCACTCGAACTCACGCCATGAGCATATTGCCTCCTGTGTTAGAGACACAACCACGTGTGGTTGGAGTTGAGTGCCTGTCAAATCCCAGAATACCACACAACAAACCCAGAAAATTGAAGGTGAGGATGAGCACAACCATACAGCACAGGGTAACACAACAGATCCACCTGAAAGCAAAAACATTATGAACAAGATCAAGGTCACGAAAACAAGGACAATAAAGTTTGTGAATAGTTTTTGTGTGGTCGAGTTGAGTCCTCTGAAGCACCTGTAGAAATCCATCTGATCGACCTGAGGGTATATGTCCTcgatctgtgagtgtgtgtgagagatcatTTTGGTGAAGTTGGTCACAGAGCTTTGAACCGGGAAGAGCTTGGTGAAACTGGTGATGTTTGATCCAATGTCGTCCAGCAGAACCTTCACCGCTACAGGAGACACAACAGTATTAGAAAATGCTTTAGTGCAGATTTAGTGACATTTTTATGTGAAAAGCATATTTCATCATCTATGCTATTCACAGGAAatcttgttttattgtatgtgcGATGGTAAGCAAAGCAAAGGGAAATGTCA is part of the Carassius carassius chromosome 33, fCarCar2.1, whole genome shotgun sequence genome and harbors:
- the LOC132113788 gene encoding prominin-1-A isoform X3 — translated: MMWKTGLIFLCWGLTSGELQDRQSGAPATPARRTLDFGFVPPGVYDTVAYYEPGAIGILFNMMHAFLYVVQPNPFPEDLIIRVAKDKFGAMQSEYQKPENIVLTLQVIYYEIGFVVCTALGLLFTLLLPLVGLLFCLCRCCDNCGGEMHQRQRKNADCLRGLLTTLLLTTTFIITAGVLCAYAANQNLSSQLKSMRSLVKSNLKDLHTFANQTPAQIDYLISQYGTVKHHVLYDLDNVGLLLGGSIHEELGKDVQPALNAALSMTGTMRDTKDALENVSLTLDTLQEGTVKLQANLSLVRGSLRSALNDPVCTDMHSTEICQNIRSTLPRLDIAANYSSLPDVTNQLDKVNEVLKTDLGQIVRKGFASFNDTPTLVRDQTRNIVEAVKVLLDDIGSNITSFTKLFPVQSSVTNFTKMISHTHSQIEDIYPQVDQMDFYRWICCVTLCCMVVLILTFNFLGLLCGILGFDRHSTPTTRGCVSNTGGNMLMAGVGFSFLFSWVLMGVITALFLVGGNLEKLVCEPFQTRQLFKVLDTPYLVNSAWRNFIPGYLYNDPEMDLTAYSLYSNCKDNRGIYSALHLDKIFNISAFFNTSVYSKDVSRKFEGMKVDLRGIILLESEGKQNLISFTETGINEIDFAAYLEEVNKGVTRINLVDFASQLDAQADQLPKGTLQTSLKGHAKTIRQIHIQQVIPLEQSMKYVKARSTLNQSIRFLERTSSDLTVRVRDVLAAIDATQFLISHNATFVVNQETEKYEQTIIGYFKQYIDWIRRSLALEVATCKPLSNIVDTAEILGCSFLLDSMNTFWFGLGCSTLFLLPSIILSVKLAKFYRRMDTEDVYDDIPTYDTMTRFPRASAPPHHADW
- the LOC132113788 gene encoding prominin-1-A isoform X2, translated to MMWKTGLIFLCWGLTSGELQDRQSGAPATPARRTLDFGFVPPGVYDTVAYYEPGAIGILFNMMHAFLYVVQPNPFPEDLIIRVAKDKFGAMQSEYQKPENIVLTLQVIYYEIGFVVCTALGLLFTLLLPLVGLLFCLCRCCDNCGGEMHQRQRKNADCLRGLLTTLLLTTTFIITAGVLCAYAANQNLSSQLKSMRSLVKSNLKDLHTFANQTPAQIDYLISQYGTVKHHVLYDLDNVGLLLGGSIHEELGKDVQPALNAALSMTGTMRDTKDALENVSLTLDTLQEGTVKLQANLSLVRGSLRSALNDPVCTDMHSTEICQNIRSTLPRLDIAANYSSLPDVTNQLDKVNEVLKTDLGQIVRKGFASFNDTPTLVRDQTRNIVEAVKVLLDDIGSNITSFTKLFPVQSSVTNFTKMISHTHSQIEDIYPQVDQMDFYRWICCVTLCCMVVLILTFNFLGLLCGILGFDRHSTPTTRGCVSNTGGNMLMAGVGFSFLFSWVLMGVITALFLVGGNLEKLVCEPFQTRQLFKVLDTPYLVNSAWRNFIPGYLYNDPEMDLTAYSLYSNCKDNRGIYSALHLDKIFNISAFFNTSVYSKDVSRKFEGMKVDLRGIILLESEGKQNLISFTETGINEIDFAAYLEEVNKGVTRINLVDFASQLDAQADQLPKGTLQTSLKGHAKTIRQIHIQQVIPLEQSMSTLNQSIRFLERTSSDLTVRVRDVLAAIDATQFLISHNATFVVNQETEKYEQTIIGYFKQYIDWIRRSLALEVATCKPLSNIVDTAEILGCSFLLDSMNTFWFGLGCSTLFLLPSIILSVKLAKFYRRMDTEDVYDDIETIPMKNIPTYDTMTRFPRASAPPHHADW
- the LOC132113788 gene encoding prominin-1-A isoform X4 encodes the protein MMWKTGLIFLCWGLTSGELQDRQSGAPATPARRTLDFGFVPPGVYDTVAYYEPGAIGILFNMMHAFLYVVQPNPFPEDLIIRVAKDKFGAMQSEYQKVIYYEIGFVVCTALGLLFTLLLPLVGLLFCLCRCCDNCGGEMHQRQRKNADCLRGLLTTLLLTTTFIITAGVLCAYAANQNLSSQLKSMRSLVKSNLKDLHTFANQTPAQIDYLISQYGTVKHHVLYDLDNVGLLLGGSIHEELGKDVQPALNAALSMTGTMRDTKDALENVSLTLDTLQEGTVKLQANLSLVRGSLRSALNDPVCTDMHSTEICQNIRSTLPRLDIAANYSSLPDVTNQLDKVNEVLKTDLGQIVRKGFASFNDTPTLVRDQTRNIVEAVKVLLDDIGSNITSFTKLFPVQSSVTNFTKMISHTHSQIEDIYPQVDQMDFYRWICCVTLCCMVVLILTFNFLGLLCGILGFDRHSTPTTRGCVSNTGGNMLMAGVGFSFLFSWVLMGVITALFLVGGNLEKLVCEPFQTRQLFKVLDTPYLVNSAWRNFIPGYLYNDPEMDLTAYSLYSNCKDNRGIYSALHLDKIFNISAFFNTSVYSKDVSRKFEGMKVDLRGIILLESEGKQNLISFTETGINEIDFAAYLEEVNKGVTRINLVDFASQLDAQADQLPKGTLQTSLKGHAKTIRQIHIQQVIPLEQSMKYVKARSTLNQSIRFLERTSSDLTVRVRDVLAAIDATQFLISHNATFVVNQETEKYEQTIIGYFKQYIDWIRRSLALEVATCKPLSNIVDTAEILGCSFLLDSMNTFWFGLGCSTLFLLPSIILSVKLAKFYRRMDTEDVYDDIETIPMKNIPTYDTMTRFPRASAPPHHADW
- the LOC132113788 gene encoding prominin-1-A isoform X1, with the translated sequence MMWKTGLIFLCWGLTSGELQDRQSGAPATPARRTLDFGFVPPGVYDTVAYYEPGAIGILFNMMHAFLYVVQPNPFPEDLIIRVAKDKFGAMQSEYQKPENIVLTLQVIYYEIGFVVCTALGLLFTLLLPLVGLLFCLCRCCDNCGGEMHQRQRKNADCLRGLLTTLLLTTTFIITAGVLCAYAANQNLSSQLKSMRSLVKSNLKDLHTFANQTPAQIDYLISQYGTVKHHVLYDLDNVGLLLGGSIHEELGKDVQPALNAALSMTGTMRDTKDALENVSLTLDTLQEGTVKLQANLSLVRGSLRSALNDPVCTDMHSTEICQNIRSTLPRLDIAANYSSLPDVTNQLDKVNEVLKTDLGQIVRKGFASFNDTPTLVRDQTRNIVEAVKVLLDDIGSNITSFTKLFPVQSSVTNFTKMISHTHSQIEDIYPQVDQMDFYRWICCVTLCCMVVLILTFNFLGLLCGILGFDRHSTPTTRGCVSNTGGNMLMAGVGFSFLFSWVLMGVITALFLVGGNLEKLVCEPFQTRQLFKVLDTPYLVNSAWRNFIPGYLYNDPEMDLTAYSLYSNCKDNRGIYSALHLDKIFNISAFFNTSVYSKDVSRKFEGMKVDLRGIILLESEGKQNLISFTETGINEIDFAAYLEEVNKGVTRINLVDFASQLDAQADQLPKGTLQTSLKGHAKTIRQIHIQQVIPLEQSMKYVKARSTLNQSIRFLERTSSDLTVRVRDVLAAIDATQFLISHNATFVVNQETEKYEQTIIGYFKQYIDWIRRSLALEVATCKPLSNIVDTAEILGCSFLLDSMNTFWFGLGCSTLFLLPSIILSVKLAKFYRRMDTEDVYDDIETIPMKNIPTYDTMTRFPRASAPPHHADW
- the LOC132113788 gene encoding prominin-1-A isoform X5, whose translation is MMWKTGLIFLCWGLTSGELQDRQSGAPATPARRTLDFGFVPPGVYDTVAYYEPGAIGILFNMMHAFLYVVQPNPFPEDLIIRVAKDKFGAMQSEYQKVIYYEIGFVVCTALGLLFTLLLPLVGLLFCLCRCCDNCGGEMHQRQRKNADCLRGLLTTLLLTTTFIITAGVLCAYAANQNLSSQLKSMRSLVKSNLKDLHTFANQTPAQIDYLISQYGTVKHHVLYDLDNVGLLLGGSIHEELGKDVQPALNAALSMTGTMRDTKDALENVSLTLDTLQEGTVKLQANLSLVRGSLRSALNDPVCTDMHSTEICQNIRSTLPRLDIAANYSSLPDVTNQLDKVNEVLKTDLGQIVRKGFASFNDTPTLVRDQTRNIVEAVKVLLDDIGSNITSFTKLFPVQSSVTNFTKMISHTHSQIEDIYPQVDQMDFYRWICCVTLCCMVVLILTFNFLGLLCGILGFDRHSTPTTRGCVSNTGGNMLMAGVGFSFLFSWVLMGVITALFLVGGNLEKLVCEPFQTRQLFKVLDTPYLVNSAWRNFIPGYLYNDPEMDLTAYSLYSNCKDNRGIYSALHLDKIFNISAFFNTSVYSKDVSRKFEGMKVDLRGIILLESEGKQNLISFTETGINEIDFAAYLEEVNKGVTRINLVDFASQLDAQADQLPKGTLQTSLKGHAKTIRQIHIQQVIPLEQSMSTLNQSIRFLERTSSDLTVRVRDVLAAIDATQFLISHNATFVVNQETEKYEQTIIGYFKQYIDWIRRSLALEVATCKPLSNIVDTAEILGCSFLLDSMNTFWFGLGCSTLFLLPSIILSVKLAKFYRRMDTEDVYDDIETIPMKNIPTYDTMTRFPRASAPPHHADW
- the LOC132113788 gene encoding prominin-1-A isoform X6, giving the protein MMWKTGLIFLCWGLTSGELQDRQSGAPATPARRTLDFGFVPPGVYDTVAYYEPGAIGILFNMMHAFLYVVQPNPFPEDLIIRVAKDKFGAMQSEYQKPENIVLTLQVIYYEIGFVVCTALGLLFTLLLPLVGLLFCLCRCCDNCGGEMHQRQRKNADCLRGLLTTLLLTTTFIITAGVLCAYAANQNLSSQLKSMRSLVKSNLKDLHTFANQTPAQIDYLISQYGTVKHHVLYDLDNVGLLLGGSIHEELGKDVQPALNAALSMTGTMRDTKDALENVSLTLDTLQEGTVKLQANLSLVRGSLRSALNDPVCTDMHSTEICQNIRSTLPRLDIAANYSSLPDVTNQLDKVNEVLKTDLGQIVRKGFASFNDTPTLVRDQTRNIVEAVKVLLDDIGSNITSFTKLFPVQSSVTNFTKMISHTHSQIEDIYPQVDQMDFYRWICCVTLCCMVVLILTFNFLGLLCGILGFDRHSTPTTRGCVSNTGGNMLMAGVGFSFLFSWVLMGVITALFLVGGNLEKLVCEPFQTRQLFKVLDTPYLVNSAWRNFIPGYLYNDPEMDLTAYSLYSNCKDNRGIYSALHLDKIFNISAFFNTSVYSKDVSRKFEGMKVDLRGIILLESEGKQNLISFTETGINEIDFAAYLEEVNKGVTRINLVDFASQLDAQADQLPKGTLQTSLKGHAKTIRQIHIQQVIPLEQSMKYVKARSTLNQSIRFLERTSSDLTVRVRDVLAAIDATQFLISHNATFVVNQETEKYEQTIIGYFKQYIDWIRRSLALEVATCKPLSNIVDTAEILGCSFLLDSMNTFWFGLGCSTLFLLPSIILSVKLAKFYRRMDTEDVYDDSSVSGTWHFTL